From a single Leptospira levettii genomic region:
- the carA gene encoding glutamine-hydrolyzing carbamoyl-phosphate synthase small subunit, producing the protein MQAFLVLANGTVMKGRSFGANKNSIGEVVFNTSMAGYQEILTDPSYKGQLVTLTYPMIGNYGINPDDMESDRIQASGLIVKEYVKRPSNFQSKETLSDFLIRFGVPAIEGIDTRKLTRIIRNAGAMNCGIFIAETYEDSFLEAVKNAPSMEGQDLAQVVTCEKPYVFGAHSPSKFKLAVYDFGIKRNILRLLDSAGFNVHVFPAKTKAEDLLKEGFDAFFLSNGPGDPAPLDYAIQSAKTIMDAKKPLFGICLGHQIIGLALGKKTSKLKFGHRGGNHPVRNEETGKIEITSQNHGFHVLGESSADMPITRINLFDNTVAGLKTKGLPVMAVQYHPEACPGPHDSAYHFQEFYTMVETSKS; encoded by the coding sequence ATGCAGGCTTTTTTGGTTTTAGCAAACGGAACGGTCATGAAAGGCCGATCCTTCGGTGCAAATAAGAATTCGATCGGCGAGGTAGTTTTTAATACCTCTATGGCGGGCTATCAGGAAATTTTAACTGACCCTTCCTACAAAGGTCAACTTGTCACACTTACCTACCCAATGATTGGGAACTATGGAATTAACCCAGATGATATGGAATCAGATCGAATCCAGGCTTCTGGTCTCATTGTCAAAGAGTATGTCAAACGACCTTCCAATTTCCAATCCAAAGAAACACTTAGTGATTTTTTAATTCGATTTGGAGTGCCTGCCATCGAAGGGATCGACACCCGCAAACTAACACGCATTATTCGAAATGCTGGAGCCATGAACTGTGGTATCTTTATCGCCGAAACATATGAAGATTCCTTTTTAGAAGCTGTCAAAAATGCTCCGAGTATGGAAGGCCAAGACCTCGCCCAAGTGGTCACTTGTGAAAAACCTTATGTTTTTGGTGCTCATTCTCCAAGCAAATTCAAACTAGCTGTTTATGATTTTGGCATCAAACGTAACATCTTACGTTTACTCGATTCTGCTGGATTTAATGTACATGTTTTCCCTGCTAAAACAAAAGCTGAGGATTTATTAAAAGAAGGATTTGATGCTTTCTTTTTATCCAATGGCCCTGGGGATCCTGCTCCACTCGATTATGCAATCCAATCAGCAAAAACGATTATGGATGCCAAAAAACCATTGTTTGGGATTTGTCTTGGCCACCAAATCATAGGCCTTGCTCTTGGGAAAAAGACCTCCAAACTCAAGTTTGGTCATCGAGGTGGGAATCACCCTGTGCGAAATGAAGAAACAGGAAAAATTGAAATCACTTCCCAAAACCATGGCTTTCATGTGTTAGGTGAATCTTCGGCAGATATGCCCATCACTCGGATCAATCTTTTTGACAATACTGTAGCTGGACTCAAAACAAAAGGTTTGCCTGTGATGGCGGTACAATACCACCCAGAAGCATGTCCAGGTCCCCATGATTCCGCCTACCATTTCCAAGAATTTTATACTATGGTAGAAACCTCAAAATCCTAA
- a CDS encoding DUF5808 domain-containing protein: MSYKEDKNFWGIPYGTEISAEAFVKDIWDPSTEEILTPKQFLGIGWGINLHALGRRVGVIK, encoded by the coding sequence ATGTCATACAAAGAAGATAAAAATTTCTGGGGGATTCCTTACGGAACTGAAATCTCCGCGGAAGCGTTCGTAAAAGATATTTGGGATCCAAGCACAGAAGAAATTCTCACTCCAAAACAATTCCTTGGAATTGGTTGGGGGATCAACTTACATGCCCTTGGCAGACGAGTTGGTGTGATCAAGTAA
- a CDS encoding MBOAT family O-acyltransferase: MLFNSLTFVLHFSLFYIIYFYSTFTIRKTLLILFGLYFYSQWGIVGTLLLITSIIFNFLMGILIDSNDSKLRKRIFVFGIIVNVLYLGVFKYFLFVWGIYSDLKIELGGQSPLWKPNLLLPIGISFYTFHNISYLIEVYDNRIKVCKNFFTFVLYDLFFPLLLLGPIERPGNLIPQFESVRLISKEKIWNGLSLFCFGVFIKSSIADPLSRYVGIVANSFDSLEPGILWIVAPSIAFQVYADFFGYSLCAMGLAEMLGFELMNNFKRPFFSSNPSEFWSKWHISLSTWLRDYVYIKLGGNRHGFLRENFNLLLVWFLTGIWHGAGYGFIIWGLYLGICLILYRILKHIGFTQFQNPFIKVLGILLTFYSFSLGLLLFRINSPSESLLIVKNLQHIPSLSYIPYSLFLIILPLVLFDIWQEWKETERPSFFVNEKPYIFVCLFVVGFFWFSLVSPFAKEDFFYFQF, from the coding sequence GTGTTATTTAACTCACTCACTTTCGTTTTACACTTTTCTCTTTTTTACATCATTTATTTTTACTCCACCTTCACGATTCGCAAAACATTATTAATCCTTTTTGGATTGTACTTTTATTCGCAATGGGGAATTGTTGGAACACTTTTACTGATCACATCTATCATATTTAATTTTTTAATGGGTATTCTCATTGATTCAAATGATTCGAAACTTCGTAAACGAATCTTTGTATTTGGAATTATAGTCAATGTTCTATATTTGGGAGTTTTTAAGTATTTTTTGTTTGTATGGGGAATCTATTCTGATTTGAAAATTGAACTTGGAGGGCAATCACCTCTTTGGAAACCAAATCTACTATTACCAATTGGGATTTCTTTTTATACCTTTCATAACATCAGTTATTTGATTGAGGTATATGATAACAGAATCAAGGTATGTAAAAACTTTTTCACATTCGTTTTATATGATTTATTTTTTCCTTTATTGTTGCTTGGACCAATTGAAAGACCAGGCAATTTAATCCCTCAATTTGAATCTGTAAGATTGATTTCAAAAGAAAAAATTTGGAATGGTCTTTCTCTATTTTGTTTCGGAGTATTTATCAAATCGAGTATTGCTGATCCTTTGTCTCGTTATGTAGGAATTGTAGCAAATTCGTTTGATTCTTTAGAACCTGGCATCTTATGGATTGTCGCACCAAGCATTGCATTCCAAGTTTACGCAGATTTTTTTGGATATTCGTTATGTGCCATGGGTCTTGCAGAGATGTTGGGTTTTGAACTCATGAACAATTTTAAAAGACCATTTTTTTCTTCCAACCCATCTGAATTTTGGTCAAAGTGGCATATTTCTCTTTCAACATGGTTGCGTGATTATGTATACATTAAGTTAGGTGGAAATCGACATGGATTTCTTAGGGAGAATTTTAATTTATTATTAGTTTGGTTTCTTACTGGTATCTGGCATGGAGCTGGATACGGTTTTATCATATGGGGTTTGTATTTAGGAATATGTCTGATCTTGTATCGAATTTTGAAACATATTGGTTTCACTCAATTCCAAAATCCTTTTATAAAAGTTTTGGGAATTCTCTTAACTTTTTATAGTTTTTCATTGGGTCTTCTTTTGTTTCGTATCAATTCTCCTTCTGAGTCTCTACTCATTGTTAAAAACTTACAACACATACCAAGTCTTTCCTACATTCCTTATTCCCTATTTTTGATCATCTTACCATTGGTTTTATTTGATATTTGGCAAGAGTGGAAGGAAACGGAAAGACCTAGCTTTTTTGTGAATGAAAAACCTTATATATTTGTTTGTTTGTTTGTGGTTGGATTTTTTTGGTTTTCGTTAGTTTCACCATTTGCAAAAGAAGATTTTTTCTATTTTCAATTTTAA